A stretch of Zootoca vivipara chromosome 13, rZooViv1.1, whole genome shotgun sequence DNA encodes these proteins:
- the LOC118095087 gene encoding uncharacterized protein LOC118095087 — protein sequence MILLLGLGLCLCCIHLTSQQTCPTSGTLTKPNIFLEASPSDEADEVLVKCQIPPVSPFTRIILCEDGVGIKSQKQKDTIFLYKFSYKISRASIRQLSCMYQNMDNNNKVNNSFPSDARNLSVSERGTWRIDSNEDFRIHAGASNNAGSLGFEISLALGFGIATASTFICAALFYVLEKRGIIKWRATRHPERENQTQGQPVGSFNDESEQNPLHVYTDINISPVSGIYCQAEAPKGILHPAYSHVSFKKRQEAHPALGRFCEEKV from the exons GTATTCATCTCACAAGTCAACAGACTTGTCCCACCTCAG GTACTCTTACCAAACCAAACATATTTCTGGAAGCCTCACCCAGTGATGAAGCAGATGAAGTTTTGGTTAAGTGTCAAATACCACCAGTCTCTCCTTTTACCAGAATTATTCTCTGTGAAGACGGGGTAGGAATCAAAAGTCAGAAGCAAAAGGAtacaatatttttatataaattctCTTATAAAATATCGAGAGCaagtataagacagctttcttGCATGTACCAGAACATGGATAATAATAACAAGGTGAATAATTCCTTTCCAAGTGATGCCAGGAACCTTTCTGTTTCAG aaaggggcaCTTGGAGAATAGACTCCAATGAAGATTTCAGGATACATGCAG GTGCCTCAAATAATGCAGGTTCCTTAG GTTTTGAAATTTCCCTAG CATTAGGATTTGGAATTGCAACTGCTTCCACCTTTATCTGTGCTGCATTGTTTTATGTGCTGGAGAAAAGAG GTATAATCAAATGGAGAGCAACCAG ACATCCAGAAAGAGAAAACCAAACAC AAGGGCAACCAGTTGGTTCATTTAACGATGAATCAGAGCAGAATCCCTTGCATGTTTACACAGATATAAACATCAGTCCCgtcagtgggatttactgccaG GCAGAGGCACCCAAAGGAATTTTGCATCCAGCCTATAGCCATGTAAGCTTTAAGAAGAGACAGGAAGCTCATCCTGCTCTGGGAAGGTTCTGTGAG GAAAAAGTATGA
- the LOC118095077 gene encoding butyrophilin subfamily 3 member A2-like → MCSSSTTVCIFIFLQISHVLIAGQYEIIPPQNRIVGFLGKEVILPCQLTTSSIPESTNIQVQWILDKSSEKIDVKSYYGRNKPETQDNRYRGRAELSLTDLNKGNMSLILKKSRLSDQGNYTCMIFLGDWYNEVVVELVLAAKGTEPTIALVGYKDWGIGLTCSSNGWYPKPKALWLDSEGKVRSKQSDTTITETKAGNFIVSSSITTESGIDHEVSCKIINELLGMESESRILISDALYPTTSPWLAPFLIILLIFICLLVGAGYKVRQSYQKLSQCEKKKNETQADRNNLTEAIETEKRTGQASVSELEHRFGHLTNELEARKAQECAVAVTLDSYYKHPDISISGDKERTSLQTLTPGEGATVLGTRIFVGKEGYAAGKHYWEVDVGERLDWELGVLTQAERDKFREKKAVKSFKEGRWALRSSQGKFFSGPCEKMIEKKPHQSYSVIGLLLDQEKGEISFYNTSNPIFLLDSIPIKFTDKLYPFLDYGSASENSDPKPSEKSNASENSGPKSLKKSFSNFFKKP, encoded by the exons ATGTGTTCCTCATCAACGACTGTTTGCATCTTTATCTTTCTTCAGATCTCCCATGTGCTAATTGCAG GTCAATATGAAATCATTCCACCCCAAAACCGTATAGTTGGTTTCCTTGGAAAAGAAGTGATCCTGCCATGTCAACTAACAACGTCAAGCATACCAGAAAGCACCAACATCCAGGTCCAGTGGATCTTGGATAAATCCTCAGAAAAAATTGACGTGAAATCTTACTACGGTCGAAACAAGCCAGAAACACAGGATAACAGATACCGAGGTCGAGCTGAGCTTTCCCTTACTGATCTTAATAAAGGGAACATGTCTCTGATTCTGAAGAAAAGCCGTCTGTCTGACCAAGGAAATTACACCTGTATGATCTTCCTTGGAGACTGGTATAATGAGGTGGTGGTTGAGTTGGTGTTGGCAG CAAAAGGAACAGAGCCCACCATTGCCTTGGTGGGTTATAAAGACTGGGGGATTGGCCTCACCTGCAGCTCCAACGGTTGGTACCCAAAGCCCAAGGCTCTCTGGCTAGACAGTGAAGGGAAAGTCCGAAGTAAACAGTCAGACACTACAATCACAGAGACCAAGGCTGGGAACTTCATTGTTTCCAGTTCCATTACGACAGAATCAGGAATTGACCATGAAGTCTCTTGCAAAATCATCAACGAATTGCTAGGGATGGAGAGTGAATCGAGAATCCTGATCTCTG ATGCCCTTTATCCTACCACATCCCCTTGGCTAGCACCCTTCCTAATCATTCTGTTGATTTTCATCTGCCTTCTTGTTGGTGCTGGGTACAAAGTGAGAC AGAGTTATCAGAAGTTATCTCAATGTG aaaagaagaagaacgaAACACAAGCTG ACCGAAATAATCTAACCGAAGCAATAG AAACTGAGAAACGCACAGGACAAGCAA GTGTTTCTGAACTAGAACACCGTTTTG GTCATCTCACCAATGAGCTGG AGGCTAGAAAAGCTCAGGAATGCGCAG TTGCTGTCACTTTGGATTCATATTATAAACATCCAGATATCAGCATCAGTGGGGATAAAGAAAGAACCAGCCTTCAAACTCTCACCCCAGGGGAAGGAGCAACTGTTCTGGGAACTCGAatttttgtggggaaagaagGTTATGCTGCTGGGAAACACTACTGGGAGGTGGATGTGGGAGAGAGGTTGGACTGGGAGCTGGGGGTGCTGACTCAGGCTGAAAGGGACAAATTCAGAGAGAAAAAGGCTGTTAAGTCCTTTAAGGAAGGCCGCTGGGCTCTGAGAAGCAGCCAAGGAAAATTCTTTTCCGGTCCATGTGAGAAAATGATTGAAAAGAAGCCACATCAGTCTTATTCAGTGATTGGTTTGTTACTGGATCAAGAAAAAGGGGAAATCTCATTTTATAACACCAGTAATCCCATATTCCTTCTGGATTCTATCCCCATTAAATTCACTGACAAATTGTACCCATTTTTAGATTATGGCAGTGCTTCAGAAAACAGTGACCCAAAGCCATCAGAGAAAAGCAATGCTTCAGAAAACAGTGGTCCCAAGTCATTAAAGAAAAGCTTTTCAAACTTTTTCAAGAAACCCTGA